From Enhydrobacter sp., the proteins below share one genomic window:
- a CDS encoding methylmalonyl-CoA carboxyltransferase: MSWQPEIDDLRRREEMARRMGGPDKIKRQHDGGKLTVRERIERLLDKDSFHEIGAIAGKAEYDDQGNLIDFMASNFVMGRGRIDGRTVAVGADDFTVRGGAADASIHEKQVVSEQMAGELGIPMVRLVDGTGGGGSVKSYEMTGFTYVPRNPGWEHVVDNLSRVPVVALGLGSVAGLGSARLVTSHYSLMVKGISQMFVAGPPVVARLGEKVTKEELGGTDIHTRNGAVDDEVDSEDEAFARVRRFLSYLPSSIDGLAERQPTNDDPNRREAALLGAIPRDRRKVYRIRPIVEACVDRGTFFEIGKMWGRSVVTGLARLDGWPVAVLASDPFFYGGGWTSDASHKVIRFVDFAETFHLPVVHFVDIPGFVIGVAGERAATIRHGARALAAVYQSRAPWCSLLLRKAFGVAGAAHQNWQKYNFRYAWPSGDWGSLPLEGGIEAAYKAELAAAADPAAHLAAIEARLNKVRSPFRTAERFGVEEIVDPRDTRRLLCEFANLTAPMRKAGPRSFGYRP, encoded by the coding sequence ATGAGCTGGCAACCGGAGATCGACGATCTGCGGCGGCGCGAGGAGATGGCGCGCCGCATGGGCGGGCCGGACAAGATCAAGCGCCAGCACGATGGCGGCAAGCTCACGGTGCGCGAGCGCATCGAGCGGCTGCTCGACAAGGACTCATTCCACGAAATCGGCGCCATCGCCGGCAAGGCCGAGTACGACGACCAGGGCAACCTCATCGACTTCATGGCGTCCAATTTCGTGATGGGCCGCGGCCGCATCGACGGCCGCACCGTCGCAGTCGGCGCCGACGACTTCACGGTGCGCGGCGGCGCCGCCGACGCCTCGATCCACGAAAAGCAGGTCGTATCGGAACAGATGGCCGGGGAGCTCGGCATTCCCATGGTGCGCCTGGTCGACGGCACGGGCGGCGGCGGCTCGGTGAAGAGCTACGAAATGACCGGCTTCACCTACGTGCCGCGCAACCCCGGCTGGGAACATGTCGTCGACAATCTCTCCAGGGTTCCCGTGGTGGCGCTCGGACTGGGTTCCGTCGCCGGCCTCGGATCCGCGCGCCTCGTCACCTCGCACTATTCGCTGATGGTGAAAGGCATCTCGCAGATGTTCGTCGCCGGCCCGCCGGTCGTGGCGCGGCTCGGCGAGAAGGTCACCAAGGAGGAGCTCGGCGGCACGGACATCCACACCCGCAACGGCGCGGTCGACGACGAGGTCGACAGCGAGGACGAAGCGTTCGCGCGCGTCAGGCGCTTTCTTTCCTACCTGCCCTCGTCGATCGACGGCCTGGCCGAGCGGCAACCGACCAACGACGATCCCAACCGTCGCGAGGCAGCCCTGCTGGGGGCGATCCCGCGCGATCGCCGCAAGGTCTATCGCATCAGGCCCATCGTCGAGGCCTGCGTCGACCGCGGCACGTTCTTCGAGATCGGCAAGATGTGGGGTCGATCCGTCGTGACCGGCCTTGCGCGCCTCGACGGCTGGCCAGTGGCGGTGCTGGCGAGCGACCCGTTCTTCTATGGTGGCGGCTGGACCAGCGACGCCAGCCACAAGGTGATCCGCTTCGTCGACTTCGCGGAAACCTTCCATCTGCCGGTGGTGCACTTCGTCGACATCCCCGGCTTCGTGATCGGCGTGGCGGGCGAAAGGGCGGCCACCATCCGCCATGGCGCCCGCGCACTCGCCGCCGTCTACCAGAGCAGGGCGCCGTGGTGCTCGCTGCTCCTGCGCAAGGCGTTCGGCGTGGCGGGTGCCGCCCACCAGAACTGGCAGAAGTACAATTTCCGCTATGCCTGGCCATCGGGCGACTGGGGATCCCTGCCGCTCGAGGGTGGCATCGAGGCCGCCTACAAGGCCGAGCTTGCCGCTGCGGCCGATCCGGCCGCGCATCTCGCCGCCATCGAGGCACGCCTCAACAAGGTGCGCTCGCCCTTCCGTACCGCCGAGCGCTTCGGCGTCGAGGAGATCGTCGATCCGCGCGACACCCGCCGCCTGCTCTGCGAGTTCGCCAATCTCACCGCGCCTATGCGCAAGGCCGGGCCGCGGAGCTTCGGATATCGTCCGTGA
- a CDS encoding HAD-IA family hydrolase translates to MNLSNAESPLAVLWDFGGVILTSPFEAFRRYEKEAGLPEDFIRGLNARNPDTNAWARMERSEVSRAEFVDLFQEEARVQGHTLDGWRVLQAISGDIRPQMVEALRRCKQAFRVACITNNMKSGEGPSMARTPDQAKAVADVMALFEHVVESSRLGWRKPDPRIYRHACDLLGVAPERCAYLDDLGINLKPARAMGMRTIKVGDPDAAIGELEAIVGIPLRGRTA, encoded by the coding sequence ATGAATCTGAGCAATGCAGAATCTCCCCTCGCCGTACTCTGGGATTTCGGTGGCGTGATCCTGACGAGCCCGTTCGAGGCGTTCCGCCGCTACGAGAAGGAAGCCGGCCTGCCCGAAGATTTCATCCGGGGCCTCAATGCGCGCAATCCCGACACCAATGCCTGGGCCCGGATGGAACGAAGTGAAGTCTCGCGGGCGGAGTTCGTCGATCTCTTCCAGGAGGAGGCCCGCGTGCAGGGCCACACGCTCGACGGGTGGCGCGTCCTCCAGGCGATCAGCGGCGACATTCGGCCGCAGATGGTCGAGGCGTTGCGCCGGTGCAAGCAGGCTTTTCGGGTCGCCTGCATCACCAACAACATGAAGTCTGGCGAAGGCCCGTCGATGGCGCGCACGCCGGACCAGGCCAAGGCCGTCGCCGATGTCATGGCGCTGTTCGAGCACGTCGTGGAATCGAGCAGGCTCGGCTGGCGCAAGCCCGATCCGCGCATCTATCGGCATGCCTGTGACCTTTTGGGGGTCGCACCCGAGCGCTGCGCCTATCTCGACGACCTCGGCATCAACCTCAAGCCCGCACGCGCGATGGGCATGCGCACCATCAAGGTCGGCGATCCGGACGCGGCGATCGGCGAGCTCGAGGCGATCGTCGGCATTCCCTTGAGAGGACGGACGGCATGA
- a CDS encoding TetR/AcrR family transcriptional regulator: MTEAAVLPRGDAVAQMSTTVPSDGRNRRAAETRRKIIEAAKAMIAETSEAPTVVGVARRADVSVRSVFQHFGDVESLFVTVVDSVKDDIVVPPPPPATGPLAERIDTVVRNLAEVFDRIVPLRVAAGHFPSHPALVDRSRFLKQQLRETALEVFAPEFAALGPETREELADAVGAALSLDAWVVLRRRDGLGLERAVAVWRRTLTALMEHGLAASAVK; the protein is encoded by the coding sequence ATGACTGAAGCAGCGGTTCTCCCGCGCGGCGATGCCGTGGCGCAGATGAGCACTACCGTTCCGAGCGACGGCCGCAATCGAAGGGCGGCCGAGACCCGGAGAAAGATCATCGAGGCCGCCAAGGCCATGATCGCCGAGACCAGCGAAGCGCCGACGGTCGTCGGTGTGGCCCGGCGGGCCGACGTCTCGGTCCGCTCGGTCTTCCAGCACTTCGGAGATGTTGAGTCACTTTTCGTAACTGTGGTCGACAGCGTCAAGGATGACATCGTCGTACCGCCGCCGCCCCCGGCCACGGGTCCCCTGGCAGAGCGTATCGATACGGTCGTGCGGAATCTGGCCGAGGTGTTCGATCGCATCGTGCCGCTGCGGGTCGCGGCTGGCCATTTCCCGAGCCATCCGGCCCTCGTCGACCGCTCGCGCTTCCTCAAGCAACAGCTGCGGGAGACCGCGCTCGAGGTCTTCGCGCCGGAATTCGCCGCCCTGGGGCCTGAGACCCGCGAGGAGCTGGCCGATGCCGTCGGCGCGGCCCTGTCGCTCGACGCCTGGGTGGTCCTGCGTCGGCGCGACGGTCTCGGCCTGGAACGTGCCGTCGCCGTCTGGCGGCGCACGCTTACCGCCCTGATGGAGCACGGTCTGGCAGCGAGCGCGGTGAAATAG
- a CDS encoding carbamoyltransferase → MRVLGISAFYHDSAAALIEDGRLVGAAQEERFTRKKHDSGFPQNAVQYCLDTAGIKLADVDYVAFYDKPFLKFERLLETYLAYAPRGFTSFRMAMPLWLKEKLFQKTLLRDEMKKWQPDFDWNTRLLFGEHHQSHAASAFFPSPYEEAAILCMDGVGEWATTSLGWGQGNKLEMLREIHFPHSLGLLYSAFTYYTGFKVNSGEYKVMGLAPYGEPKYKDLILDKIVDLKDDGTFRLDQSYFDYCTGLRMTNDKFADLFGGPARKPDKELLAQKHMDLAASVQAVTEEIVLRLGRSVKKETGAKNICLAGGVALNCVANGKLLRENIFDGIWVQPAAGDAGGAVGAAFAAYHGFLGQPRQLNGHMDGMAGSYLGPKYEDDEIAERLTRAGAKFARLSRHEMIDRTAQALADAKAVGWMQGRMEFGPRSLGARSILGDARSPSMQKTLNLKVKYRESFRPFAPAVLREDLGEYFDIATDSPYMLMVAPVNEDRRRAMTAEEQALFGIDKLNVPRSDIPAVTHVDYSARIQTVHKETNPDFHELLAAFKAKTGCSVLVNTSFNVRGEPIVCTPEDAFRCFMGSEIEVLVVGNCFLLKEEQDPALKLDYKNAFELD, encoded by the coding sequence ATGCGGGTCCTCGGAATCTCGGCCTTCTATCACGACAGCGCCGCCGCGTTGATCGAGGATGGGCGCCTGGTGGGTGCGGCGCAGGAAGAGCGCTTCACCCGCAAGAAGCACGATTCGGGCTTCCCGCAGAATGCCGTCCAGTATTGCCTCGATACCGCCGGCATCAAGCTGGCGGACGTCGACTACGTCGCCTTCTACGACAAGCCGTTCCTCAAGTTCGAGCGCCTGCTCGAAACCTATCTCGCCTACGCGCCACGCGGCTTCACCTCGTTCCGCATGGCCATGCCGCTGTGGCTCAAGGAGAAGCTCTTCCAGAAGACCCTGTTGCGCGACGAGATGAAGAAGTGGCAGCCCGACTTCGACTGGAACACCCGGCTGCTGTTCGGCGAGCATCACCAGAGCCATGCCGCCTCCGCCTTTTTCCCGTCGCCCTACGAGGAGGCGGCGATCCTGTGCATGGACGGGGTCGGCGAGTGGGCGACGACGTCGCTCGGCTGGGGCCAGGGCAACAAGCTCGAGATGCTGCGCGAGATTCACTTCCCGCACTCGCTCGGCCTGCTCTACTCGGCCTTCACCTACTACACCGGCTTCAAGGTCAACTCGGGCGAGTACAAGGTCATGGGCCTCGCGCCCTATGGCGAGCCGAAGTACAAGGACCTGATCCTCGACAAGATCGTCGACCTGAAGGACGACGGCACCTTCCGGCTCGACCAGAGCTACTTCGATTACTGCACCGGCCTGCGCATGACCAACGACAAGTTCGCCGACCTGTTCGGCGGACCGGCGCGCAAGCCCGACAAGGAGCTGCTGGCGCAGAAGCACATGGATCTCGCCGCCTCGGTGCAGGCCGTCACCGAGGAGATCGTGCTGCGGCTGGGTCGCTCGGTGAAGAAGGAAACCGGGGCGAAGAACATCTGCCTGGCCGGCGGCGTGGCGCTGAACTGCGTCGCCAACGGCAAGCTCCTGCGCGAGAACATCTTCGACGGCATCTGGGTGCAGCCCGCGGCCGGCGACGCCGGCGGCGCGGTGGGCGCGGCATTCGCCGCCTATCACGGTTTCCTCGGCCAGCCGCGCCAGCTCAACGGCCACATGGACGGCATGGCGGGCTCCTATCTCGGGCCGAAGTACGAGGATGACGAGATCGCCGAGCGGCTGACCAGGGCCGGCGCGAAATTCGCCCGGCTGAGCCGCCACGAGATGATCGATCGGACGGCCCAGGCGCTGGCCGATGCGAAGGCCGTCGGCTGGATGCAGGGCCGCATGGAGTTCGGCCCGCGCTCGCTCGGCGCCCGCTCGATCCTGGGCGACGCCCGTTCGCCCTCCATGCAGAAGACCCTGAACCTCAAGGTGAAGTACCGCGAATCCTTTCGGCCGTTCGCGCCGGCGGTGCTGCGCGAGGATCTGGGCGAATATTTCGACATCGCGACCGACAGCCCCTACATGCTGATGGTGGCGCCGGTGAACGAGGATCGCCGTCGCGCCATGACGGCCGAGGAACAGGCGCTGTTCGGCATCGACAAGCTCAACGTGCCGCGCTCGGACATCCCGGCGGTCACGCACGTCGACTACTCCGCGCGCATCCAGACGGTGCACAAGGAAACCAACCCCGACTTCCATGAACTGCTGGCCGCCTTCAAGGCCAAGACCGGTTGCTCGGTGCTGGTGAACACGTCGTTCAACGTGCGCGGCGAGCCCATCGTCTGCACGCCCGAGGACGCCTTCCGCTGTTTCATGGGCAGCGAGATCGAGGTGCTGGTCGTCGGCAACTGCTTCCTGCTCAAGGAAGAGCAGGATCCGGCACTGAAGCTCGACTACAAGAACGCCTTCGAGCTCGACTAG
- a CDS encoding NADPH:quinone oxidoreductase family protein, with the protein MRALVVDRLGDPSVLKIEQRPVPVPGDADILVKVGAASVNFPDVLMLSAGYQHKPELPFIPGMEGAGTVAAVGREVMEWRVGDRVIFGVRPGAFAEYVKIPAASRPIRLPDDWSFAEGAGFRVGAQTAYHSLVHRAALKSGEVLLVHGAAGGVGLAAVQLGKHLGATVVATGGDDERLAVVRARGADLVVNYRTSDFVAAVKEITGGKGCDVVYDPVGGEVLEKSMRAAGYGARLLVVGFTSGGPSRLMSNHVLIKGLSILGVRAGETLRRQPRLGYSYAELPKLAALGVMRPHISHRVPMERAAEAYRALIDRQVVGKAVIEIA; encoded by the coding sequence ATGCGAGCCCTCGTCGTCGATCGGCTCGGCGATCCGTCCGTCCTCAAGATCGAACAGCGGCCGGTTCCCGTTCCCGGCGACGCCGACATCCTGGTCAAGGTCGGCGCGGCCAGCGTCAACTTCCCCGACGTGCTGATGCTGAGCGCGGGCTACCAGCACAAGCCCGAGCTGCCGTTCATCCCCGGCATGGAAGGCGCGGGCACCGTCGCGGCGGTCGGACGAGAGGTCATGGAGTGGCGCGTCGGCGACCGGGTGATCTTCGGCGTGCGGCCCGGCGCCTTCGCCGAGTACGTGAAGATCCCGGCGGCGAGCCGGCCGATCCGCCTGCCCGACGACTGGAGCTTCGCCGAGGGCGCCGGCTTCCGCGTGGGTGCGCAGACCGCCTATCACTCCCTCGTCCACCGTGCCGCGCTGAAGAGCGGCGAGGTGCTGCTGGTGCACGGCGCCGCCGGCGGGGTCGGCCTGGCCGCGGTGCAGCTCGGCAAGCATCTTGGCGCGACGGTCGTCGCGACCGGAGGCGACGACGAGCGGCTCGCCGTCGTGCGCGCCAGGGGCGCCGACCTCGTCGTCAACTACCGCACCTCCGATTTCGTCGCCGCCGTGAAGGAGATCACCGGCGGCAAGGGTTGCGACGTCGTCTACGATCCGGTCGGCGGCGAGGTGCTCGAGAAGTCGATGCGGGCGGCGGGCTACGGCGCGCGGCTGTTGGTCGTCGGCTTCACCTCGGGCGGGCCGAGCCGGCTGATGTCGAACCACGTTCTCATAAAGGGGCTCAGCATCCTGGGCGTGCGCGCCGGAGAGACGCTGCGGCGCCAGCCCCGCCTGGGCTACAGCTACGCCGAGTTGCCGAAGCTCGCGGCGCTCGGCGTGATGCGCCCGCACATCTCGCATCGCGTGCCGATGGAGCGCGCCGCCGAGGCCTATCGCGCCCTGATCGACCGCCAGGTGGTCGGCAAGGCCGTGATCGAGATCGCCTGA
- a CDS encoding OmpA family protein — protein sequence MTRLGLIAIAGLLAAAAPAFGQTVGSCQRGASIGPNTPWVLFDLGSAALRAEARPIIAEAVKQAKATQAVSVCLVGHTDKLGDKAMNAKLAEARARSVATEMVKLGYPAKNIVIAADPEAFGNLSFGGSNASEKDRRVSILIK from the coding sequence ATGACGAGACTTGGACTCATCGCCATCGCCGGCCTGCTCGCCGCCGCGGCACCCGCGTTCGGACAGACCGTCGGCTCGTGCCAGCGCGGCGCGTCGATCGGCCCGAACACGCCGTGGGTCCTGTTCGATCTCGGCAGTGCGGCGTTGCGCGCGGAAGCCCGGCCGATCATCGCCGAGGCCGTGAAGCAGGCGAAGGCCACCCAGGCGGTGAGCGTCTGCCTGGTCGGCCACACCGACAAGCTGGGCGACAAGGCCATGAACGCCAAGCTCGCCGAAGCGCGGGCGCGCTCCGTCGCCACGGAGATGGTGAAGCTCGGCTATCCGGCGAAGAACATCGTGATCGCCGCCGATCCCGAGGCCTTCGGCAATTTGAGCTTCGGCGGCAGCAACGCCTCGGAGAAGGACCGCCGCGTCTCGATCCTGATCAAGTAG
- a CDS encoding 2-hydroxychromene-2-carboxylate isomerase codes for MARTLEFFFDYGSPYSYLADTQVETIARRTGATLVRRPMLLGGVFKATGNASPMTVAAKSQWAGTDMPLWARFYGVPFNRNPHFPVNTLNLMRGAAAAEIDGVFETYHPALYRAMWVDGRNLNDMAEVARVLTGAGLDAGTFGKRVQDQDVKDRLKATTDEAVSRGVFGAPTAFVGDRMFFGNDRLHFVELALKGELP; via the coding sequence ATGGCTCGCACACTGGAATTCTTCTTCGACTACGGCAGTCCCTACAGCTATCTGGCCGACACCCAGGTCGAGACCATCGCCAGGCGCACGGGGGCCACCCTGGTCCGCCGGCCGATGCTGCTCGGCGGCGTGTTCAAGGCGACCGGCAATGCCTCGCCCATGACGGTCGCGGCGAAGTCGCAATGGGCCGGCACGGACATGCCGCTGTGGGCGCGGTTCTACGGCGTGCCGTTCAACCGCAATCCGCACTTCCCGGTGAACACGCTGAACCTCATGCGCGGCGCGGCGGCGGCCGAGATCGACGGCGTCTTCGAGACGTATCATCCCGCCCTGTACCGGGCGATGTGGGTCGACGGCCGCAACCTCAACGACATGGCCGAGGTCGCCCGGGTGCTGACCGGGGCCGGTCTCGACGCCGGCACGTTCGGCAAGCGCGTCCAGGACCAGGACGTCAAGGACCGGCTGAAGGCCACGACCGACGAGGCGGTGTCGCGCGGCGTGTTCGGCGCGCCAACCGCCTTCGTCGGCGATAGGATGTTCTTCGGCAACGACCGGCTCCATTTCGTGGAACTGGCACTGAAGGGAGAACTGCCATGA
- a CDS encoding glucose 1-dehydrogenase yields the protein MSRVAGKVVLVTGAGSGIGRAAATILAREGAAVIVSDINETGGQETVQQIGGKARFEPHDTAREADWKRIVDGIVAREGRLDGLVNNAGIAGPFPSTFETETVEQWKRMLSINVEGVFLGCKYAVPAMRRSGGGSIVNTSSLAAFVGTPALSAYGASKGAVRQFTKTVAMDCARKGYKVRCNSVHPGIIMTPMGEGILPNDKARERALKTIPIGHFGAPEDIAYGILYLISDESRFVTGAELVIDGGMNAI from the coding sequence ATGAGCCGGGTTGCGGGCAAGGTGGTACTGGTGACGGGCGCCGGATCGGGCATCGGTCGGGCCGCCGCCACGATCCTTGCGCGGGAAGGCGCCGCGGTGATCGTCAGCGACATCAACGAGACCGGCGGGCAGGAAACGGTCCAGCAAATTGGTGGCAAGGCCCGCTTCGAGCCGCACGACACGGCCCGCGAAGCCGATTGGAAGCGCATCGTCGATGGCATCGTGGCGCGCGAGGGCCGGCTCGACGGGCTGGTCAACAATGCCGGGATCGCCGGGCCGTTCCCCTCGACCTTCGAGACCGAGACCGTCGAGCAGTGGAAGCGCATGCTGTCGATCAATGTCGAGGGCGTGTTCCTCGGCTGCAAGTACGCCGTTCCGGCCATGCGCCGGTCGGGCGGCGGATCGATCGTCAACACCTCCTCGCTGGCCGCCTTCGTCGGCACGCCGGCGCTGTCGGCCTACGGCGCCAGCAAGGGCGCGGTGCGCCAGTTCACCAAGACCGTCGCGATGGATTGTGCCCGCAAGGGCTACAAGGTGCGCTGCAACTCGGTGCATCCGGGCATCATCATGACGCCGATGGGCGAGGGTATCCTGCCCAACGACAAGGCGCGGGAACGGGCGCTCAAGACCATTCCGATCGGCCATTTCGGCGCGCCGGAGGACATCGCCTACGGTATCCTGTATCTGATTTCCGACGAATCTCGCTTCGTCACCGGCGCCGAGCTGGTGATCGACGGCGGCATGAACGCCATCTGA
- a CDS encoding Rieske 2Fe-2S domain-containing protein — MQHADQVAFIERMFTMARANARDDGELSYTPVEEYFDPARLEREKAIIFRNYPIVVGFSAQLRRPGDFITSNDTGQPILVARGTDGRLRAFLNVCRHRTATVELKPCGSNKRAFVCPYHGWSYDLTGRLVGITDGAWFGEVDKATHGLRPLAVAERCGLVFVVPRMLEPGQSADIDMDSFLGPVANDLRSWDMQGWEVHSTVPIRPRMNWKLVIDTFLELYHFRYLHGASVAPLFLDNITSYERRDRHSRFAVCKPSLLEVETQPRETWRLRDHAVILYNLFPNTVLAYTEDHCGVFTSFPVSPDESLINVSVLVDPAERAKKPEDYWKKNQELILAALDEDFTVGASIQANFRAGANKVQTFGKFEKALGWYHDEIARAIA, encoded by the coding sequence ATGCAGCATGCGGACCAGGTCGCCTTCATCGAGCGCATGTTCACCATGGCGCGTGCCAATGCACGCGACGACGGCGAGCTGAGCTACACCCCGGTCGAGGAGTATTTCGATCCCGCGCGGCTGGAGCGCGAGAAGGCGATCATCTTCCGCAACTATCCGATCGTCGTCGGCTTCTCTGCCCAGCTGCGCAGGCCGGGCGACTTCATCACCAGCAACGACACCGGCCAGCCGATCCTGGTGGCGCGCGGCACCGACGGCAGGCTGCGGGCCTTCCTCAATGTCTGCCGGCATCGCACCGCGACCGTCGAGCTGAAGCCCTGCGGATCGAACAAGCGTGCCTTCGTCTGCCCCTATCACGGCTGGAGCTACGACCTGACGGGCCGGCTGGTCGGCATCACCGACGGCGCCTGGTTCGGCGAGGTCGACAAGGCGACGCACGGCCTCCGGCCGCTGGCCGTCGCCGAGCGCTGCGGCCTGGTCTTCGTGGTGCCGAGGATGCTGGAGCCGGGGCAGAGCGCCGACATCGACATGGACTCTTTCCTCGGCCCCGTCGCCAACGATCTCAGGTCGTGGGACATGCAGGGCTGGGAAGTCCACAGCACCGTGCCGATCCGCCCGCGCATGAACTGGAAACTGGTGATCGACACCTTCCTCGAGCTCTACCACTTCCGCTACCTGCACGGGGCCAGCGTGGCGCCGCTCTTCCTCGACAACATCACGAGCTACGAGCGGCGCGACCGGCATTCGCGCTTCGCCGTCTGCAAGCCGTCGCTGCTCGAGGTCGAGACGCAGCCGCGCGAGACCTGGCGGCTGCGCGACCACGCCGTCATCCTCTACAACCTCTTCCCCAACACGGTGCTGGCCTACACCGAGGACCATTGCGGCGTGTTCACCAGCTTTCCCGTGTCGCCGGACGAATCGCTGATCAACGTGTCGGTGCTGGTCGACCCGGCGGAACGGGCGAAGAAGCCGGAGGACTACTGGAAGAAGAACCAGGAGCTGATCCTGGCCGCGCTCGACGAGGACTTCACCGTCGGCGCCTCCATCCAGGCCAATTTCCGCGCGGGCGCCAACAAGGTCCAGACCTTCGGCAAGTTCGAGAAGGCGCTCGGCTGGTATCACGACGAGATCGCGCGGGCGATCGCGTAG
- a CDS encoding SDR family oxidoreductase, translating to MAYRGFDLTGKASLITGGNGGIGFGMADALAEAGADVCIWGTRKEKNDAALEKLKRHGRKVHAQVVDVGDEKQVEAAFAETVKVLGKVDNCVANAGVSGRGKGSILEMDYEEWRRVTRVNLDGVFFTFRAAARHMVERGQGGSLVAMASTAAIEGAARSSHYGASKGGVCAMVRALAVELARHRITANSILPGWIETEMTANAVANPKFAGNVLPRIPQRRWGVGADFGPIAVYLASEATQYTTGRDFVIDGGYTLF from the coding sequence ATGGCCTATCGCGGCTTCGATCTCACGGGCAAGGCGTCGCTGATCACCGGCGGCAACGGCGGCATCGGCTTCGGCATGGCCGACGCGCTGGCGGAGGCCGGCGCCGACGTCTGCATCTGGGGCACGCGCAAGGAGAAGAACGACGCGGCCCTCGAGAAGCTCAAGCGCCATGGACGCAAGGTGCATGCCCAGGTCGTCGATGTCGGCGACGAAAAGCAGGTCGAGGCCGCCTTCGCCGAGACGGTGAAGGTGCTGGGCAAGGTCGACAACTGCGTCGCCAATGCCGGCGTGTCGGGCCGCGGCAAGGGCTCGATCCTCGAGATGGACTACGAGGAGTGGCGCCGCGTCACGCGCGTCAACCTCGACGGCGTGTTCTTCACCTTCCGCGCCGCCGCCCGGCACATGGTCGAGCGCGGTCAGGGCGGGTCGCTGGTGGCGATGGCCAGCACCGCGGCCATCGAGGGCGCGGCGCGTTCCAGCCACTACGGCGCCAGCAAGGGCGGCGTCTGCGCCATGGTGCGCGCGCTGGCCGTCGAGCTGGCCCGCCACAGGATCACGGCCAACTCGATCCTGCCGGGCTGGATCGAGACCGAGATGACGGCCAACGCCGTCGCCAATCCGAAGTTCGCCGGCAACGTCCTGCCGCGCATCCCGCAGCGCCGCTGGGGCGTCGGTGCGGATTTCGGGCCGATCGCGGTCTACCTGGCGAGCGAAGCGACGCAGTACACGACGGGGCGCGACTTCGTCATCGATGGCGGCTATACGTTGTTCTAG
- a CDS encoding pirin family protein has protein sequence MIERRPFEKLGKSDHGWLNANFHFSFAEYRDPSRVHWGALRVWNNDRIAPQSGFPPHPHRDMEIVTYVIKGAITHQDHLGNEGRTEAGQIQVMSAGQGIQHAEYNMEQDETELFQIWILPNKQGVPARWETVQFPAEGRDGRLVPLASGRGHDGAIPLHADGALYAGTLKAGQSIRQVLDGKPAYLVPAKGRIEVLGADGKAVTADRRDGVAVVDEAEIELRASEDAEIVLVETDRLN, from the coding sequence ATGATCGAACGCAGACCCTTCGAGAAGCTGGGCAAGTCGGACCACGGCTGGCTCAACGCCAACTTCCATTTCTCCTTCGCCGAGTATCGCGATCCGTCGCGCGTGCATTGGGGCGCGCTGCGCGTGTGGAACAACGACCGCATCGCGCCGCAGTCGGGCTTCCCGCCGCACCCGCACCGCGACATGGAGATCGTGACCTATGTCATCAAGGGCGCGATCACGCACCAGGACCATCTCGGCAACGAGGGCCGCACCGAGGCCGGCCAGATCCAGGTGATGAGCGCGGGCCAGGGCATCCAGCACGCCGAGTACAACATGGAGCAGGACGAGACCGAGCTGTTCCAGATCTGGATCCTGCCCAACAAGCAGGGCGTGCCGGCCCGCTGGGAGACGGTGCAGTTCCCCGCCGAGGGGCGCGACGGCAGGCTGGTGCCGCTGGCGTCGGGCCGCGGTCATGACGGCGCGATCCCGCTCCACGCCGATGGCGCGCTCTATGCCGGCACCTTGAAGGCGGGGCAATCGATCCGCCAGGTGCTGGACGGCAAGCCGGCCTATCTCGTGCCGGCCAAGGGTCGCATCGAGGTGCTCGGCGCCGACGGCAAGGCCGTCACGGCCGACCGTCGCGACGGTGTCGCCGTGGTAGACGAGGCCGAGATCGAGCTGCGCGCCAGCGAGGACGCGGAGATCGTGCTGGTCGAGACCGACCGGCTGAACTGA